Proteins encoded together in one Candidatus Krumholzibacteriia bacterium window:
- a CDS encoding FIST N-terminal domain-containing protein codes for MRWASAVSTHKDLDAALAAVAASVRSELEEQSPDFALVFVSPHFASVYEALPARLAAHLPARTRLGCSAGGVIGGGRELEQQPALALIAASLPGVTLHPVALEAEALPDADAPPRAWHQALGVAPQPAAHFILLADPFTFPVERLLAGLDYAYADGAKIGGLASGADGPGGNVLLLGAEARRSGAVGVALAGDIAVDTVVAQGCRPIGRTLQITRCNEHILFELDGVPALQVLQEIAAVAPERDRELMGQALFLGLAMDELAPTLGAGDFLIRNVLGIDPRHGALAIGAHLRQGQSVQFHVRDARTSEDDLQLVLERFAGRPEAQDAVGALLFSCLGRGIHLYGEPDHDSAVFRRLLGGLPLGGFFCNGEIGPVGGRTHVHGFTSSFGIFRPATGKSGSNR; via the coding sequence GTGCGCTGGGCCTCGGCGGTGTCGACGCACAAAGATCTGGATGCAGCCCTCGCCGCTGTGGCGGCGTCGGTGCGTTCCGAGCTCGAGGAGCAGAGCCCCGATTTCGCCCTCGTTTTCGTTTCGCCCCACTTCGCCTCGGTGTACGAAGCGCTCCCGGCACGGCTCGCCGCACACCTGCCAGCGCGAACGCGGCTCGGCTGCTCCGCCGGCGGCGTCATCGGCGGCGGGCGGGAGCTGGAGCAGCAGCCGGCGCTGGCGCTCATCGCGGCCTCGCTCCCTGGGGTGACGCTGCACCCCGTCGCCCTCGAGGCGGAGGCGTTGCCCGACGCGGACGCTCCACCGCGGGCGTGGCACCAGGCGCTCGGCGTGGCGCCCCAGCCGGCCGCTCACTTCATTCTCCTCGCCGATCCGTTCACTTTCCCGGTCGAGCGTTTGCTCGCAGGTCTCGACTACGCCTACGCCGACGGCGCCAAGATCGGCGGACTCGCGAGCGGCGCTGACGGCCCGGGCGGCAACGTTCTCCTCCTCGGGGCGGAAGCGCGGCGCAGCGGCGCCGTGGGTGTCGCCCTCGCCGGCGACATCGCCGTGGACACCGTGGTGGCGCAAGGATGTCGACCGATCGGCCGCACCCTGCAGATCACCCGTTGCAACGAGCACATTCTCTTCGAGCTCGATGGCGTACCGGCGTTGCAGGTGTTGCAGGAAATCGCCGCCGTCGCGCCGGAGCGGGATCGCGAGCTCATGGGTCAAGCGCTCTTCCTCGGTCTCGCCATGGACGAGCTGGCGCCGACGCTCGGTGCGGGCGATTTCCTCATTCGCAACGTTCTCGGCATCGACCCGCGCCATGGTGCGCTCGCCATCGGCGCGCACCTGCGCCAAGGACAGAGCGTCCAATTCCATGTGCGGGACGCTCGCACCTCCGAGGACGACCTGCAACTGGTGCTGGAGCGCTTCGCTGGACGTCCCGAGGCGCAGGATGCGGTCGGGGCGTTGCTCTTCTCCTGTCTCGGACGGGGCATCCACCTCTACGGCGAGCCCGATCACGACAGCGCCGTCTTCCGCCGCCTCCTCGGCGGCTTGCCCCTCGGCGGTTTCTTCTGCAACGGTGAGATCGGCCCCGTGGGGGGCCGGACGCACGTCCACGGCTTCACCAGCTCCTTCGGCATCTTCCGTCCTGCCACGGGCAAAAGTGGGAGCAATAGGTAG
- a CDS encoding division/cell wall cluster transcriptional repressor MraZ has product MAETERQRFIGTQVQSIDPKGRLVLPARFVRLLPEGQTSMVLTVGTDPCLLLYPLDEWNRMADGLRALARNEATRNAIRYLSDFSTELELDAHGRLTVPREFLKLAGIQREISVVGLLDHIELWPREVYERRAEERRLVARPILDGLQ; this is encoded by the coding sequence ATGGCCGAAACCGAGCGTCAGAGGTTCATCGGGACGCAGGTCCAAAGCATCGATCCCAAGGGGAGGCTCGTCCTCCCGGCTCGATTCGTCCGACTTCTGCCCGAGGGGCAGACCTCCATGGTCCTCACCGTCGGCACCGACCCCTGCCTTCTCCTCTACCCCCTAGACGAATGGAACCGGATGGCGGACGGGCTGCGGGCCCTGGCGAGAAACGAGGCCACGCGCAACGCCATCCGCTATCTCAGCGATTTCAGCACCGAGTTGGAGCTGGATGCTCATGGCCGGCTCACGGTGCCGCGGGAGTTCCTGAAGCTGGCCGGCATCCAACGCGAGATCTCGGTAGTCGGCCTGCTGGATCACATCGAGCTCTGGCCGCGTGAAGTTTACGAGCGGCGCGCCGAGGAACGGCGGCTGGTGGCGCGGCCGATTCTGGATGGTCTGCAGTGA
- a CDS encoding STAS domain-containing protein: protein MAGSERAGQRLRVLISIQGPVAVAHCAGTLDRRSVDELATRLRPLLFAGVRGVVCALERVEHVHFQALELFVELHRLVRSAGGHFVLAGATPYVRQILDFGGVPAQVTVSASRGEAVEALQAELPPAAAAARSSVQPSLL, encoded by the coding sequence ATGGCGGGTTCAGAGCGTGCGGGTCAACGGCTGCGCGTGTTGATCAGCATCCAGGGCCCTGTGGCGGTGGCGCATTGCGCGGGCACCCTCGATCGTCGCAGCGTGGACGAGTTGGCGACGCGACTGCGCCCCCTGCTCTTCGCCGGGGTGCGCGGGGTGGTGTGTGCGTTGGAGCGGGTGGAGCATGTGCACTTTCAGGCGCTGGAGCTCTTCGTGGAGCTGCACCGCCTGGTGCGTAGCGCCGGTGGTCACTTCGTACTCGCTGGTGCCACGCCCTACGTGCGGCAGATTCTGGATTTCGGCGGCGTCCCGGCGCAGGTGACGGTGAGCGCGAGCCGGGGCGAGGCAGTCGAGGCCCTGCAGGCGGAGTTGCCCCCCGCTGCGGCAGCGGCGAGGTCGAGCGTGCAGCCGTCGTTGCTCTGA
- the rsmH gene encoding 16S rRNA (cytosine(1402)-N(4))-methyltransferase RsmH, with translation MAGERGRPAESGARGSTAHVPVLCDDVVAFVAQGPGEQVLDGTVGYGGHAEAILAALPQARLVGLDVDPEALQAAAQRLQRFGDRVQLLHGNYAGMDACLAELGIDTVSAIVLDLGVSSAQIDTASRGFSYRQPGPLDMRMDPTAARTAAELLHTAPMEEIARVLREYGEERSARRIARAVVEARLRAPLVTTTDLAALVRSGSGRKPVSTLARVFQGVRVWVNGELENLRQGLGRSLGVLAPGSILAVLSYHSLEDRLVKQFFRRQEEGCICPPDLPRCGCGFVPGFRVLTRRAVRPGTAEVARNVRARSARLRVLQRLP, from the coding sequence ATGGCCGGTGAGCGGGGGCGGCCGGCGGAGTCCGGCGCCCGCGGCTCCACGGCGCACGTGCCGGTGCTGTGCGACGACGTGGTGGCCTTCGTCGCCCAGGGGCCAGGGGAGCAAGTTCTCGACGGGACCGTGGGCTACGGGGGTCACGCCGAGGCGATTCTGGCGGCGCTGCCGCAAGCGCGGCTCGTCGGCTTGGACGTGGATCCGGAGGCGTTGCAGGCGGCAGCGCAGCGTCTCCAGCGCTTCGGCGACCGGGTGCAGCTGCTGCACGGCAACTACGCAGGGATGGATGCATGTCTTGCAGAGCTCGGCATCGACACGGTGAGCGCCATCGTCCTGGACCTGGGCGTGTCGTCGGCGCAGATCGACACCGCGTCGCGGGGCTTCAGCTACCGGCAGCCGGGACCGCTCGACATGCGCATGGATCCGACCGCGGCGCGCACCGCGGCGGAGTTGCTGCACACGGCACCGATGGAGGAAATCGCCCGCGTCCTGCGGGAGTATGGAGAAGAGAGGTCGGCCCGGAGGATCGCCCGCGCCGTCGTGGAGGCCCGGCTCCGCGCGCCGCTCGTGACGACCACCGATCTGGCCGCCCTCGTTCGCTCGGGTTCCGGGCGCAAGCCAGTCTCGACTCTTGCGCGGGTTTTCCAGGGTGTGCGGGTGTGGGTGAATGGGGAACTGGAAAACTTACGTCAAGGTTTGGGGCGATCGCTCGGCGTGCTTGCGCCCGGTTCCATTCTCGCGGTCCTCAGCTATCACTCGCTGGAGGATCGCCTGGTGAAGCAGTTCTTCCGCCGGCAGGAGGAAGGCTGCATCTGTCCGCCCGACCTGCCGCGTTGCGGCTGTGGTTTCGTGCCGGGCTTCCGGGTGCTGACCCGACGGGCGGTGCGTCCCGGAACGGCTGAGGTGGCGAGGAATGTGCGGGCGCGCAGCGCGCGCTTGCGGGTGCTGCAACGCTTGCCCTGA